In the genome of Streptomyces racemochromogenes, one region contains:
- a CDS encoding Ig-like domain-containing protein, producing MAGDPLKANLWTDADVYISTNLAATLPASASTPFGVDWDLVGLLDGDDGMPETRDEDTDDKYAWGGILVRTSRSHFKLTKSFTALEDNATTASLLWPGSTSTQIKVPRPAKVLVAFEVREGDKVRRLITANYAEVSLDGDHGETETDLESMTFAATIFPTGAGVLFTKQTTPTLVSISIPATLSVADGAIGSLTATATYDDASTANVTALATWVSSVPAKATVSAGFVTGVDPGSTTVTATYEGQSDTCAVTVT from the coding sequence GTGGCCGGCGACCCGCTGAAGGCAAATCTGTGGACGGACGCGGACGTCTACATCTCCACCAACCTTGCCGCGACCCTGCCCGCCAGCGCCTCCACGCCGTTCGGTGTGGACTGGGATCTGGTCGGGCTCCTCGATGGCGACGACGGCATGCCCGAGACCCGCGACGAGGACACCGACGACAAGTACGCCTGGGGCGGCATCCTCGTGCGTACCAGCCGTTCCCACTTCAAGCTCACGAAGTCCTTCACCGCGTTGGAGGACAACGCCACGACGGCCTCCCTGCTGTGGCCGGGGTCGACGTCCACGCAGATCAAGGTGCCTCGGCCTGCCAAGGTGCTTGTGGCCTTCGAGGTCCGTGAGGGCGACAAGGTCCGCCGACTGATCACCGCGAACTACGCCGAGGTCTCACTGGACGGCGACCACGGCGAGACGGAGACCGACCTGGAGTCGATGACCTTCGCGGCGACGATCTTCCCGACCGGGGCTGGCGTCCTCTTCACCAAGCAGACGACCCCCACCTTGGTCAGCATCTCCATCCCCGCGACACTCTCCGTCGCGGACGGCGCCATCGGCAGTCTCACCGCCACGGCCACCTACGACGACGCGTCCACCGCCAACGTCACCGCGCTGGCGACGTGGGTGTCGTCCGTTCCCGCCAAGGCCACCGTCTCGGCCGGCTTCGTCACCGGCGTCGACCCCGGCTCCACCACCGTGACCGCCACCTACGAGGGGCAGTCCGACACCTGCGCCGTGACCGTCACCTGA
- a CDS encoding phage tail tape measure protein yields MPNVGYATIQIIPSVRGISDELRRQLGGPAADAGDQAGRESGGRFAERFKAALAVGGAAAGAVLAAATISAIEKEKLSDRLSAQLGLSGKGAEKAGKLAGTLYSKAVVDSFEDGAAAVRAVMGSGLIPEKATSAAIESITTKVADLASTFDQDLGGAANAAAQMIRTGLAKDAPQALDLLTKGLQSGADKAGDFLDTINEYGTQFRKAGLDGASAIGLLNQAIAAGARDGDLAADAIKEFTIRALDGSKSTTAGFELLGLSADDMAKKFAAGGSSATGVLELTLDRLRAVKDPVDQSAAAVSLFGTQAEDLGAALLAMDPSTAAAGLGKVDGAAKAVGDTIRDNTATQLATLSRELMSGVGVAVDTFILPALLGLVSALRNVDDVVGPVIAWFREWGAWLLPVIVLVGGLTLALNAQAIATGAITLVFSAYRAAILIGTAVTTGFAGAQALLNAVMALNPITLIVIALLALGAALVVAYNKSETFRAVVQAAWEGIKTVALWVWENVLKPAFNGFMVGLRAIADAAIWLWGVLQPVFSFIGAAGRILATIILTVLITPIVLAVKLLGAIFGWLWNTVLKPIWDLMAAGAIWLWNNGIKPAFDLIMAQVRNLAAIFGWLWNNIVKPIWNYIAGLIAEKWQQIKFIFDVLVAYVKLVLIPMFMRFWNETIKPAWEGIKSIIANAWNTGIKPIFDLLSKGVDRVKESFHAGITGIGLIWDKLREITRKPVQFVIDTVYNNGIRKVWNTIAEFTGVGKLGVVTFATGGAVFGAGTATSDSIPALLSNGEHVWTAREVQGAGGHAAVEALRARAASSGSAFAKGGAVGGIPRYAEGGIVDWLSGTAKKIGGAIMTGIDFLSSPGKAWDTATKFLRDQVSSGLSGSQWAQALSQFPIKMLQGLKNKVIAAAESLTGGSASGNVAAAMGFARSQAGKPYQWGGAGNPSWDCSGFMSGIQKVIEGRSPLGRLWSTFSFQGNTAPAGWHRNLRSPFMIGITNDGVGHTAGTLGGMNVESRGGDGVVVGSRARGYNSALFHDRYGFAPALKTFDSGGWLQPGLTLARNDTGKPEPILTSSQWDAIGRSPAGGADQRSYHITLQGSQMTSAEQAADLVRRLQFTT; encoded by the coding sequence ATGCCGAACGTCGGTTATGCCACGATCCAGATCATCCCGTCCGTCCGGGGCATCTCCGACGAACTGCGCCGACAGCTCGGCGGACCTGCGGCGGACGCTGGCGACCAGGCCGGCCGGGAGTCCGGCGGGCGGTTCGCCGAGCGCTTCAAGGCAGCCCTGGCGGTCGGCGGCGCAGCAGCCGGCGCGGTCCTTGCCGCGGCAACCATCAGCGCCATCGAGAAGGAGAAGCTGTCGGACCGCCTGTCCGCACAGCTCGGCCTCTCAGGGAAGGGCGCGGAGAAGGCCGGCAAGCTCGCGGGCACCCTGTACTCGAAGGCGGTCGTCGACTCCTTCGAGGACGGTGCCGCAGCCGTCCGCGCCGTCATGGGCTCCGGGTTGATCCCTGAGAAAGCGACGTCAGCGGCCATCGAGTCCATCACCACGAAGGTGGCCGATCTGGCGTCCACCTTCGACCAGGATCTGGGCGGGGCCGCCAACGCGGCGGCGCAGATGATCCGCACCGGTCTCGCCAAGGACGCCCCGCAGGCGCTGGACCTGCTCACCAAGGGCCTGCAGTCTGGCGCCGACAAGGCCGGCGACTTCCTGGACACGATCAACGAGTACGGCACCCAGTTCCGGAAGGCAGGCCTCGACGGTGCGTCGGCGATCGGGCTCCTGAACCAGGCCATCGCGGCCGGCGCGCGCGATGGCGACCTTGCCGCCGACGCGATCAAGGAATTCACAATCCGCGCTCTCGACGGCAGCAAGTCGACCACGGCCGGCTTCGAGCTTCTCGGCCTGTCCGCGGACGACATGGCCAAGAAGTTCGCGGCCGGCGGCAGTTCCGCCACCGGCGTCCTGGAGCTGACGCTTGACCGTCTCCGCGCCGTCAAAGACCCGGTCGACCAGAGTGCTGCCGCAGTGTCGCTCTTCGGCACGCAGGCGGAAGACCTTGGCGCCGCCCTGCTGGCCATGGACCCCTCGACGGCCGCGGCCGGCCTGGGGAAGGTCGACGGGGCAGCCAAGGCCGTTGGTGACACGATCCGCGACAACACCGCCACCCAGCTGGCCACGCTCTCACGCGAGCTGATGAGCGGCGTCGGGGTGGCCGTGGACACCTTCATCCTGCCCGCTCTCCTTGGCCTCGTCTCAGCGCTGCGCAACGTCGACGACGTGGTCGGGCCCGTGATCGCCTGGTTCCGGGAGTGGGGCGCCTGGCTGTTGCCTGTGATCGTCCTGGTGGGCGGCCTGACGCTCGCGCTGAATGCGCAGGCCATTGCCACTGGCGCCATCACGCTCGTCTTCAGCGCTTACCGTGCTGCGATCCTGATCGGCACCGCGGTCACCACCGGCTTCGCCGGCGCGCAGGCGCTCCTGAACGCCGTGATGGCCCTCAACCCGATCACGCTTATCGTGATCGCGCTCCTCGCCCTGGGTGCCGCCCTGGTCGTCGCCTACAACAAGTCCGAGACTTTCCGCGCCGTCGTTCAGGCTGCGTGGGAAGGCATCAAGACCGTGGCCCTCTGGGTCTGGGAGAACGTCCTCAAGCCCGCGTTCAACGGATTCATGGTCGGCCTGCGCGCCATCGCGGACGCTGCGATCTGGCTCTGGGGTGTCCTCCAGCCCGTCTTCTCCTTCATCGGGGCGGCGGGGCGAATCCTCGCGACGATCATCCTGACGGTACTCATCACGCCGATCGTCCTGGCGGTCAAGCTCCTCGGCGCAATCTTCGGCTGGCTGTGGAACACCGTCCTCAAGCCCATCTGGGACCTGATGGCCGCAGGCGCCATATGGCTGTGGAACAACGGGATCAAGCCCGCTTTCGACCTCATCATGGCCCAGGTCAGGAACCTGGCGGCGATCTTCGGCTGGCTGTGGAACAACATCGTCAAGCCGATCTGGAACTACATCGCCGGCTTGATCGCGGAGAAGTGGCAGCAGATCAAGTTCATCTTCGATGTGCTGGTCGCCTACGTGAAGCTCGTCCTCATTCCCATGTTCATGCGGTTCTGGAACGAAACGATCAAGCCCGCGTGGGAGGGCATCAAGAGCATCATCGCGAACGCCTGGAACACCGGCATCAAGCCTATCTTCGACCTGCTCAGCAAGGGCGTCGACAGGGTCAAGGAGTCCTTCCACGCCGGCATCACCGGCATCGGACTGATTTGGGACAAGCTCAGGGAAATCACCCGGAAGCCGGTGCAGTTCGTGATCGACACCGTCTACAACAACGGTATCCGGAAGGTGTGGAACACCATCGCCGAGTTCACCGGCGTCGGAAAGCTCGGCGTCGTGACGTTCGCGACCGGCGGCGCCGTGTTCGGGGCGGGCACCGCGACCTCGGACTCGATTCCCGCGCTCCTCTCCAACGGGGAGCACGTATGGACGGCACGAGAGGTGCAGGGGGCAGGTGGACATGCCGCCGTAGAGGCGCTGCGTGCCCGCGCTGCAAGCAGCGGCTCCGCCTTCGCGAAGGGCGGGGCGGTCGGCGGCATCCCGAGGTACGCCGAGGGCGGCATCGTCGACTGGCTGTCCGGCACCGCAAAGAAGATCGGCGGCGCCATCATGACGGGCATTGACTTCCTCTCCAGCCCCGGCAAGGCGTGGGACACGGCCACAAAGTTCCTGCGAGATCAGGTGAGCTCTGGACTTTCCGGATCTCAGTGGGCGCAGGCGCTGTCGCAGTTCCCGATCAAGATGCTTCAGGGCCTGAAGAACAAGGTCATCGCAGCGGCTGAGAGCCTGACCGGAGGGTCAGCCTCGGGGAACGTTGCCGCCGCCATGGGCTTCGCCAGGTCGCAGGCCGGAAAGCCGTACCAGTGGGGCGGCGCCGGCAACCCGAGCTGGGACTGCTCCGGATTCATGTCCGGCATTCAGAAGGTCATCGAAGGCCGGTCGCCGCTCGGACGCCTGTGGTCCACCTTCTCTTTCCAGGGCAACACAGCTCCGGCCGGATGGCACCGCAACCTCCGGAGCCCGTTCATGATCGGCATCACGAACGACGGCGTCGGGCATACAGCCGGCACGCTCGGCGGCATGAACGTGGAGTCCCGCGGCGGCGACGGGGTCGTCGTCGGCTCTCGCGCGCGCGGCTACAACTCGGCCCTGTTCCACGACCGGTACGGCTTCGCGCCCGCCCTCAAGACCTTCGACTCGGGGGGCTGGCTGCAGCCCGGTCTGACCCTCGCCCGCAACGACACCGGCAAGCCGGAGCCGATCCTCACCAGCAGCCAGTGGGACGCCATCGGACGAAGCCCGGCAGGGGGCGCCGATCAGCGGAGCTACCACATCACCCTCCAGGGTTCCCAGATGACGTCAGCCGAGCAGGCCGCTGACCTCGTGCGGCGCCTGCAGTTCACAACCTGA